One Oscillatoria salina IIICB1 DNA segment encodes these proteins:
- a CDS encoding peroxiredoxin — protein sequence MMTENFTELPSDLPVPIDDGASSHLLGKKLPNVILQSTSNKQINIANIQGKVVFYCYPMTGKPGVELPDGWDFIPGARGCTPQSCSFRDHYQELQAIGTQVYGVSTQKYSDQLEAVKRLHLPFELLSDANFQLTRSLQLPTFEVENKLLIKRLTLIVEEGKIVKVFYPVFPPDRNAQEVVEWLKGGKT from the coding sequence ATGATGACTGAAAATTTTACTGAATTACCATCCGATTTGCCTGTACCTATAGATGATGGAGCAAGTTCTCATTTATTAGGAAAAAAATTACCCAATGTTATTCTTCAGTCAACTTCTAATAAACAGATAAATATTGCAAACATTCAGGGAAAAGTAGTATTTTATTGTTACCCAATGACAGGTAAACCAGGTGTTGAACTACCTGACGGTTGGGATTTCATTCCTGGTGCGCGAGGATGTACTCCACAGTCATGTAGTTTTCGAGATCATTATCAAGAGCTTCAAGCGATCGGTACTCAAGTATATGGAGTAAGTACGCAAAAATATTCCGACCAACTTGAAGCAGTAAAACGACTTCATTTACCATTTGAACTTTTGAGCGATGCCAATTTTCAATTAACAAGATCGTTGCAGTTGCCAACTTTTGAAGTAGAAAATAAGTTACTAATTAAACGTTTAACTTTAATTGTTGAAGAAGGAAAAATAGTCAAAGTATTTTATCCAGTTTTCCCTCCCGATCGAAATGCTCAGGAAGTTGTTGAATGGTTAAAAGGGGGAAAAACTTAA
- a CDS encoding sensor histidine kinase — protein MRRDCAKLPSPLKQEDFASKMEYTKEPIFFWRQITQLMLTVAEPQTLLSLVARSCAEIFQADSCLIIAGVDSTAKLQASVCTANSSLTISAGQATRLIAHPLLKEVLAAIEPVAIADFSVANQDEQQELLQSIFPARASLGITIRIADRVNGVILIFQSEPRQWSVSEQELLKSIAEPVAIAISFAQQQQQAATTSRHQVLLTQLSAQITQASKSANVEEIYQLALNCLVSALEVDRGLILNLKYADPLYKRTYPRFLPQVKATVSCQWVTTSTSVNQITNLPYHYSFSLSDCPISRQAFLTSPQPLAIAISSELEQQVDSLLYNPEITPSILFIPFLGNSSGDSNQPTVLGFAVLQQTYPRIWQQDEIELAKLICHQAATAIIHQQTLGQVNSIVKERTEQLQRSLEIQAKLSEKMRQYIHELRELNKLKDEFIANMSHEFRTPLASMKLAIEMLRQYKSSPDRQAKYLSILEEEWHRENNLVQDLLTWQKLKSNKFTTHPQKVALKSLVQELCDRFQAKWSQDSKKKLTLALDDRSVSTDDLTIYTDLESLQNILNELLTNAGKFSADDTTVSFQVVQKLTRTEKQIIFTITNLSYGITPEEQTYIFEPFRRGKWATDKEIRGTGLGLALVKSFVEHLNGTIELKITPSQNSQIFLTSFTVTLPQLDK, from the coding sequence ATGAGACGCGATTGTGCCAAGCTACCTTCACCTCTCAAGCAGGAAGACTTTGCTAGCAAAATGGAATATACCAAAGAGCCGATTTTTTTCTGGCGACAAATTACTCAGCTTATGCTAACCGTTGCTGAACCGCAAACGTTGCTGTCCTTGGTAGCGAGAAGTTGTGCAGAAATTTTTCAAGCAGATTCTTGTTTGATTATTGCTGGGGTTGATTCTACTGCTAAATTACAAGCTAGTGTCTGTACGGCAAATAGTTCTTTAACTATCAGTGCTGGTCAAGCTACAAGGCTAATTGCTCATCCTTTGCTAAAAGAAGTTCTGGCTGCTATCGAACCTGTGGCGATCGCCGATTTCTCAGTTGCTAACCAAGATGAGCAACAGGAATTATTACAATCAATATTTCCTGCAAGAGCTTCGCTGGGAATAACTATTCGGATTGCCGATCGCGTTAATGGCGTAATTTTAATTTTTCAATCGGAACCGCGTCAATGGAGCGTTTCTGAGCAGGAATTACTCAAAAGTATCGCCGAACCAGTAGCGATCGCTATTTCTTTCGCTCAACAACAGCAACAAGCGGCAACGACAAGCCGACATCAGGTTTTGCTCACTCAGCTATCTGCTCAAATTACTCAAGCTAGTAAAAGCGCTAATGTTGAAGAAATTTATCAGCTTGCGCTTAATTGTCTTGTTTCTGCACTAGAAGTGGATCGAGGTTTAATTTTAAATTTGAAATATGCCGATCCTCTTTACAAACGTACTTATCCTCGTTTTCTCCCCCAGGTAAAAGCTACTGTTTCTTGTCAGTGGGTAACTACTTCAACTTCAGTCAACCAAATTACTAATCTTCCCTACCATTACTCATTTTCTCTCTCTGATTGTCCAATTTCTCGACAAGCTTTTTTAACATCCCCACAGCCGTTAGCGATCGCTATTTCGTCTGAACTTGAGCAACAAGTTGATTCTTTGCTTTATAATCCGGAAATCACCCCCTCTATACTCTTTATTCCTTTCTTAGGTAATAGTAGCGGTGACTCTAACCAACCTACGGTTTTAGGTTTTGCTGTTTTGCAGCAAACTTATCCGAGAATTTGGCAACAAGATGAAATTGAACTAGCAAAATTAATCTGCCATCAAGCAGCTACAGCAATTATTCACCAACAAACTTTAGGTCAAGTTAATTCTATTGTTAAAGAACGTACTGAACAATTGCAAAGAAGTTTGGAAATTCAAGCTAAACTCTCTGAAAAAATGCGTCAGTATATCCATGAACTACGAGAATTAAACAAACTCAAAGATGAATTTATCGCTAATATGAGTCACGAGTTTAGAACTCCTCTAGCAAGTATGAAATTAGCAATAGAAATGTTACGTCAATATAAGTCATCTCCAGATCGTCAGGCAAAATATTTAAGTATTCTGGAAGAAGAATGGCATCGAGAAAATAATCTCGTCCAAGATTTACTAACTTGGCAAAAACTCAAATCAAATAAGTTTACTACTCATCCCCAAAAAGTCGCTCTTAAGTCTCTCGTCCAAGAATTGTGCGATCGCTTTCAAGCAAAATGGTCGCAAGATAGTAAAAAGAAATTAACTTTAGCTTTAGACGATCGATCTGTATCTACAGATGACCTGACTATCTATACCGATTTAGAAAGTTTACAAAATATCCTTAATGAATTGCTAACTAATGCTGGTAAATTCTCTGCTGACGATACTACTGTTAGTTTTCAAGTTGTCCAAAAATTAACTCGCACGGAAAAGCAAATTATTTTTACGATTACTAATCTCAGTTACGGTATTACCCCAGAAGAACAAACCTACATTTTTGAACCATTTCGCCGTGGTAAATGGGCGACGGATAAAGAAATTCGCGGTACAGGTTTAGGTTTAGCTTTAGTCAAGTCTTTTGTGGAACATCTGAATGGCACAATTGAGTTAAAAATTACTCCTAGTCAAAATTCTCAGATTTTCCTAACCTCTTTTACAGTTACGTTACCTCAGTTAGATAAATAA